From the genome of Chloroflexota bacterium, one region includes:
- a CDS encoding ABC transporter permease: MRASSTISGAGHPSTTRPIIGPALARPRRPTEPGEPLSRSLTRPLSTLAGLAGIALKRLWHHPGLTLLALLGIVLAVGLITSASFFSQAVDMVILRQELADLSRVTGRPPFSTRVYYFPSPRRPLTLEAAEKMGRHVAGTLSSEVGLPLEHLALQVESGSMMLQSRSDDTRYRPERSFITTVNLTYVEGIQEHMSIVAGEPMQEGTSGDILEVWMHAQLAEKMGVHVGEEFNVSTTLGQTPIPVRVQGLWQAKDPESPYWFSNPDKTLRESLIVRREDYIARVQPLVPAKTRFVSWHIILDDRKLNPAHAREYASGFERGLAIINKYLPDARLDVSPLDPLKEFVRRQTTLTTLLLGFNIPALGFLLYFLVLTAVIIAHWQRRETAIMVSRGMGVSGVLALTLVEEMLLLVIGYPLGIGFGMLLARAMGHTVSFLSFTGDRPPLPVSLYGLNIPLMLAALGVILIARLWPAARVAKQSVVEQEREYARPIRPPFWHRYYLDLLLVIPTAYAYRQLADKGTLAMLIHDRPEDIYRDPLLVLVPALFVLTAALLTMRIFPILMNLIDWLASRTPWITPHLALRQLGRQSQNYVSPLILVIVSLALGTYTLSLAASLDQWLVDRIYYQVGTDLTFEPYVEGAEDTGDADWIPTPGDFADLPGVAAATRVGDYPTTIDLADGKRVRARFLAIDRLDFPSVAWFRSDFADESLGALMNRLALLPDGILVPQAFLDLHHLQIGDQIRMRVTVEDGLWVDSSFTIAGTYRYFPTAYEDRVTVVGHLDYLISYFSITLPHRIWMRLQEGTTSEQVWAAIPEVGVDAIRRQDAPTTIAKEQAKMERVGVFGTLSIGFLAAAAMAALGLLVYSYASLQARLYRFAVLRAVGLTRRQVVGQIILEYGILTVYGAAAGAMIGAVSSQLFSPFFRITGEKGVPLPPLIPIIAQDRITYLAVAFAGFMVLLELGVLVAALYRRLFDAITMGHHA; encoded by the coding sequence ATGAGGGCATCGTCGACGATCTCAGGCGCCGGCCATCCATCCACGACCAGACCGATCATCGGGCCCGCGCTCGCCCGACCACGCCGCCCGACGGAGCCCGGAGAGCCGCTCTCCCGCTCGCTGACACGCCCTCTATCCACGCTGGCGGGGCTGGCCGGCATCGCCCTGAAACGCCTCTGGCATCACCCCGGGCTGACCCTGCTGGCCCTGCTGGGAATCGTCCTGGCCGTGGGGTTGATCACCAGCGCCTCCTTCTTCTCCCAAGCGGTCGACATGGTGATCCTGCGCCAGGAGCTGGCGGACCTGAGCCGGGTGACCGGCCGGCCGCCCTTCTCCACCCGCGTCTACTACTTCCCATCGCCGCGACGCCCGCTCACCCTGGAAGCCGCCGAGAAGATGGGGCGCCATGTGGCAGGCACGCTCTCCTCCGAAGTCGGATTGCCGCTGGAACACCTGGCGCTTCAGGTCGAAAGCGGCAGCATGATGCTGCAATCACGATCGGATGACACCCGATACCGCCCGGAACGATCGTTCATCACCACCGTCAACCTGACCTACGTGGAGGGCATCCAGGAGCACATGAGCATCGTCGCCGGCGAGCCCATGCAAGAGGGCACCTCCGGCGATATCCTGGAGGTGTGGATGCACGCCCAGTTGGCCGAGAAGATGGGCGTGCATGTGGGGGAGGAGTTCAACGTCTCAACGACCCTGGGGCAGACCCCCATCCCCGTTCGCGTGCAGGGGCTATGGCAGGCCAAGGATCCCGAGAGCCCTTACTGGTTCAGCAACCCGGATAAGACGCTACGAGAGTCGCTGATCGTGCGGCGGGAGGACTACATCGCCCGCGTGCAGCCGCTGGTCCCCGCCAAGACGAGGTTCGTCTCCTGGCACATCATCCTGGACGATCGCAAGCTCAACCCCGCGCACGCCCGGGAGTACGCCTCGGGCTTCGAGCGCGGCCTGGCCATCATCAACAAGTATCTGCCCGACGCCCGGCTGGATGTCTCCCCCCTCGATCCTCTCAAGGAGTTCGTGCGGCGGCAGACGACGCTCACCACCCTGCTTCTCGGCTTCAACATCCCGGCCCTGGGCTTCCTGCTCTACTTCCTGGTGCTGACCGCCGTCATCATCGCCCACTGGCAGCGCCGGGAGACGGCGATCATGGTCAGTCGGGGGATGGGGGTCTCGGGCGTTCTGGCCCTCACCCTGGTCGAGGAGATGCTCCTGTTGGTGATCGGATACCCCCTCGGCATCGGGTTCGGCATGTTGCTTGCCCGGGCCATGGGACACACCGTCAGCTTCCTCTCCTTCACGGGGGACCGGCCGCCCCTGCCCGTCTCCTTGTACGGCCTGAACATCCCGCTGATGCTGGCCGCGCTGGGGGTGATCCTGATCGCCCGGCTGTGGCCGGCAGCCCGGGTCGCCAAACAGAGCGTCGTGGAGCAGGAACGGGAATACGCCCGTCCGATCCGCCCCCCGTTCTGGCACCGATACTATCTGGATCTGCTGTTGGTGATCCCGACCGCCTACGCGTATCGTCAGCTGGCGGACAAGGGAACCCTGGCCATGCTGATCCACGACCGGCCGGAGGACATCTACCGGGATCCGCTGCTCGTCCTGGTGCCGGCGCTCTTCGTCCTGACGGCCGCGCTGCTGACCATGCGCATCTTCCCCATCCTCATGAACCTGATCGACTGGCTGGCCAGCAGAACCCCCTGGATCACGCCCCACCTGGCCCTGCGCCAGCTTGGGCGTCAAAGCCAAAACTATGTGAGCCCTCTCATCCTGGTGATCGTCTCCCTGGCCCTGGGGACGTACACCCTATCCCTGGCGGCCAGTCTGGATCAATGGCTCGTCGATCGGATCTATTACCAGGTGGGAACGGACCTCACCTTTGAGCCATACGTCGAGGGGGCGGAGGATACGGGCGACGCCGATTGGATTCCCACGCCCGGGGACTTCGCCGATCTTCCCGGCGTGGCCGCCGCCACCCGGGTAGGCGATTACCCCACGACGATCGATCTGGCCGATGGAAAGCGCGTTCGCGCCCGTTTCCTGGCCATTGATCGCCTGGATTTCCCATCGGTAGCCTGGTTCCGGAGCGACTTCGCGGACGAGTCCCTGGGGGCGCTGATGAACCGGCTGGCCCTCCTGCCGGATGGGATCCTGGTCCCGCAGGCGTTCCTGGATCTCCACCATCTCCAGATCGGCGACCAGATCCGGATGCGCGTGACGGTGGAGGACGGACTCTGGGTGGATTCCTCATTCACCATCGCGGGGACATATCGCTACTTCCCTACCGCGTACGAGGACCGCGTCACCGTGGTGGGGCATCTGGATTACCTCATCTCGTACTTCAGCATCACTCTGCCCCACAGGATCTGGATGCGCCTCCAGGAGGGCACAACCAGCGAGCAGGTATGGGCAGCCATCCCGGAGGTGGGGGTGGATGCCATCCGGCGGCAGGACGCGCCGACGACCATCGCCAAGGAGCAGGCGAAGATGGAGCGCGTCGGGGTGTTCGGCACCCTGTCCATCGGGTTCCTGGCCGCGGCGGCCATGGCGGCCCTGGGGCTCCTGGTGTACAGTTACGCCTCCCTCCAGGCGCGGCTCTATCGCTTTGCCGTGCTGCGAGCCGTGGGCCTGACGAGACGCCAGGTGGTCGGGCAGATCATCCTTGAGTACGGGATCCTGACGGTCTACGGAGCGGCAGCCGGCGCCATGATCGGCGCCGTGTCCTCCCAGCTATTCTCCCCCTTCTTCCGGATCACGGGAGAGAAGGGAGTCCCCCTCCCCCCCTTGATCCCGATCATCGCTCAGGACCGCATCACCTACCTCGCCGTCGCGTTCGCGGGGTTTATGGTCCTGCTGGAGCTCGGCGTCCTGGTGGCCGCCCTTTACCGCCGCCTGTTCGACGCCATCACCATGGGGCACCACGCGTAG
- a CDS encoding HNH endonuclease, which yields MHSVLVLNATYEPLSVVSLKRAVILLLKEKAEIVEAAEAVLRSERMSLPMPLVIRLVYYVRLPRQLSVPLTRRTVMARDHYTCQYCGAQPGRSELTLDHVVPRSQGGGTSWENVVTACRTCNQRKGNRTPAQAGMRLRSKPRRPRYVALALIGEPRHYEIWGKYLQ from the coding sequence ATGCATAGCGTATTGGTCCTCAACGCAACGTACGAACCCCTCAGTGTCGTCTCCCTCAAACGGGCTGTGATCCTCCTTCTGAAGGAAAAGGCTGAGATCGTAGAGGCCGCTGAGGCGGTGTTGCGCTCTGAGCGCATGTCCTTGCCGATGCCTCTGGTCATCCGGCTGGTCTACTACGTGCGCCTGCCGCGTCAGTTGAGCGTACCTCTTACCCGTCGCACCGTCATGGCCCGGGATCACTATACGTGCCAGTACTGCGGCGCTCAGCCGGGACGGTCGGAGCTGACGTTGGATCACGTGGTGCCGCGCTCGCAGGGTGGGGGGACGTCCTGGGAGAACGTCGTCACGGCCTGCCGGACCTGTAACCAGCGCAAGGGGAACCGGACGCCGGCTCAGGCCGGGATGCGGCTGCGCAGCAAGCCCAGGCGGCCGCGCTACGTCGCGCTGGCGCTGATCGGCGAGCCGAGACATTACGAGATATGGGGGAAATATTTGCAGTAG